GGGCGGCCCGAAGTCTCATTACTCGAACACCTCAATACTGAGGCCGCTAATGACCCATCGACCCTCACTCCAATTTAAGCCAAACCCCATCTGGTAATAATTTTCTGGCACCTCTATTCTAGATCCCGTTTTGCCGTCAGGTTCGGTGTGCGGGGAAATTGTCGCCGAATATCCAATGATTGCCTCGTAGGTCTCGTCGGGGTCTGAGGGGACGATGTCTTCATAGGTGACCCGAGTCTCGGACCAATATTCGCCAATGTCGGACAGTTCCTCGATGTTTTCCAAATTGGCTTGGCAAGTCTTGCAGGATTTCTCGAAGAGCGAGGCAAGCTCATCGGTTTCGCCGGTTTGATACCCCCAAAGCATGGACGCCAGGAAGTATCGCGACGCCTGAATCGCCCCCTCCTCCGTGTTCTCGTCCATTCCCGGGTAGTCCGCCGGGTCGGGGGCCGGGATGTCGGACGCGGCAGTGGTGTCCTCATTCCCTCCACCGTCACTCGGCTCTGCATCGTCACCCCCGCTGCTCGGACTCGCATCCCCACCGCCGTCGCTCGGTGCATCGATGTCGATGCTGGGCGGGGCAGAGGTGACGGGGTCATCGCTCCCGTCGCCGCACGCGGCGAGTCCGAGGACGAAAGCGCAGGCAGCAGCGGCGCTGAGGAGGCGTCGGGGCATGGGGAGTGCCTTCCGGGGAGTGAAGCGGGTCACGGCCAACCTAACGGGGATGCCTGGCCGATCTCCACGGTTCGCCTCGATTGTGGACAACTTCGACCGATCCCTGCCCCGCCGGACCGGGGCGCTCGGACCGTCCCGTGACTCCCCGGCTTCGTAACCTGAACGCGACACTTCGGACACTGAATAGTTCCTGGACGCCCCGTACGATGGCGCGCACGGGCCACGGGGCTCGGCCAGTGCAGGTCGTGTCAGCAGAGAGGGGTCGGCGCCCGGACCGGCGTCGGAGCAGAAGATGTCGCAGCCACCGCAGAACGGGTGGGGTCAGCCCCAGCCGGAGGATCCGTATGGTCAGCAGTCCGGCAACGGCGGGTACGGCCAGGACCCCCAGGGATACGGCCAGCAGAATTACGGTCAGCAGGGCTATGAGCAGCAGGGCTACGGTCAGGGTTCCCCGGCCGGTGGCTACAGCGCCCAGTCCGCGGGCGGCTATGGCCAGCCCTCGCCCAACGGCTCCTACGGGCAGGACCAGGGCTTCGCGCCGAGCTTCGGCAACGAGGGCCAGCAGAACTTCGCCCCGCAGGGCGGGGCGCCGAAGAAGTCCATCAAGGTGCCGATCATCGTGTGCGCCGGCTGCGCGGTGCTCGCACTGCTCCTCATCCTCGTCGGCGGCGGGATCTTCCTGCTCGGCATGGGCGGAGGCGGCTCCGGCGGCGGCGACGAGACCACCACCGCGCAGTCCTCGACCGACGAGGCCACCACGGACGAGGCCACCACGGACGAAGCCACCACCGACGAGGCGACGACAGAGGCCCCCACCACCGATGAGGCCACCACCGAGGCTCCGACCACCGACGAGGCCACCGCCGCTGCCTCCGGTGACGGCAAGGGCACTCAGGACGCCCCGTACGCCCTCGGAGAGACCTTCACCGTCGAGGACGGCGAAGGGGGAACCTTCGACATCAGCCTCGGCGAGGTCAACTGGGATGCGACCGACGAGGTCATGGGCTTCTACGACGGGAATGAGCAGCCCGGCGACGACGAGACCTACGTGGTCGTCCCGATCACGGTGACCTACCACGGCGATGACTCCGCCGAGCCGGGCCTCATGACGATCGCCAGCTACGTCTCGAACGCCGGGAACTCCTACGACGAGCCCGGGGCGTACGTCGAGAACAGCTGGTTGAACATCGGAACGCTCCGCGACGGCGGCACCGCGACCTGGGACCTGGCCTTCATCGTCCCGAAGGACCAGGTCCAGGACGGGTACTTCACTGTCCGCCCGATGTGGAACTTCAGCGCCGACGACGTCTGGGTCGACGCGAGCTGAGCCCGGCTCCTCGACCCTCCGGCCCCGCGGCTGCGCTCAGCGCCGCGGGGCCGCCCACGTCTCGAGCCGTTCGAGGGCCTGCTCGATCGTCTCCCGGCTCTTGCAGAACGCGAGACGCAGATGGGCGGAGGCGTCCCCGGCCTGCCCGTCGCGGTAGAACGCGGACAGCGGGATCGCGACGATCCCGGCCTCCTCGGGGAGCCGGTCCGCGAGAGCGCGGGCGTCGGGCTCGCCGAGCGGGGAGGCGTCCGCGACGGTGAAGTACCCCGCCTGCGCCTCGTTGACCCGGAAGCCGATCTGGCGCAGACCCGTCGTGAGCAGGTCGCGACGCGCACGCAGATCATCGGTGAGGGTGTCGAAGGCGGCGCGGTCCATCGCCAGGCCTGCGGCGACGGCGGGCTGGAACGGGGCACCCGAGGTGTAGGTCAGCCACTGCTTCACCCCGGTGATCGCGGTGATCAGCTCGCGGCGCGCGGTGATCCAGCCGATCTTCCAGCCGGTGGCCGAGAAGGTCTTGCCGGCCGAGGAGATCGAGACCGTCCGGTCCTGCGCGCCCGGCAGCGCCGCCAGCGGCACGTGCGGCGCGGCGAAGGTGAGGTGCTCGTAGACCTCGTCGGTGACGATCAGGGCGTCGTGCCGCTCCGCCTCCTCGGCGATGGCCTGCAGCAGCGCGGCCGGAAGCATGAGCCCGGTGGGGTTGTGCGGGGTGTTCACCAGGACCAGTCGGGTCCTCGCCGTGAAGGCGGCGCGCAGCGCCTGCTCGTCGACGTCGAGCACCAGGTCACCGGTCGCCTCGTCGGCGCGGGTGGTGACCGGCACGGTGCGGTGCACACCGCCGGCCAGGCCGATCAGTGCCGCGTACTGGTCGTAGAACGGCTCGAGGGTGAGCACCTCGTCGCCCGGCTCCACGAGAGCCAGGACCGTCGCGGCCAGCGCCTCGGTCGCGCCCGTCGTCACGAGCACCTCGGTGGCCGGATCCCAGGTCAGGCCGTACCAGTCCTGCTGGTGCACGGCGATCGCGTCGCGCAGCACCTTCTCCCCGGCCCCCGGCGGGTACTGGTTGCGCCCGGCGCGGATCGCCTCGATCGCGGCCTCGGCGACGAGGGCGGGCGGGTCGTCGTCCGGGAAGCCCTGACCGAGGTTCAGGGCGCCGTGCTCGAGGGCGCGGGCGGACATCTGGGCGAAGATCGTGGGACGGGCCTGCCCGTCCACGAGCAGACCGGCAGCGGCGGCGGCGCGGGTCCAGGGGCCGGAGGTGTTCATGCGCCCGAGTCTCGCAGACCTCGGGGGCGCCCGACCGTGATCGTCCGCGCGCTCAGCGCTTGGGGAAGACCAGCCGGCCGTAGGTGACGTACCGGAAGGACGTCGAGACGATCTGGCCGATGAACGTGCCCGAGATGTTGTCCGCCAGCGGCGAGTCCAGCCCGAGCACGTAGCGGGAGAAGCCCAGGCATGCCAGCTGCAGACCGGTCGCGATGACGTTGACCAGGATGAACAGCATGATCGAGCGGGTCGT
This genomic interval from Brachybacterium aquaticum contains the following:
- a CDS encoding DUF6318 family protein; this translates as MPRRLLSAAAACAFVLGLAACGDGSDDPVTSAPPSIDIDAPSDGGGDASPSSGGDDAEPSDGGGNEDTTAASDIPAPDPADYPGMDENTEEGAIQASRYFLASMLWGYQTGETDELASLFEKSCKTCQANLENIEELSDIGEYWSETRVTYEDIVPSDPDETYEAIIGYSATISPHTEPDGKTGSRIEVPENYYQMGFGLNWSEGRWVISGLSIEVFE
- a CDS encoding aminotransferase class I/II-fold pyridoxal phosphate-dependent enzyme, yielding MNTSGPWTRAAAAAGLLVDGQARPTIFAQMSARALEHGALNLGQGFPDDDPPALVAEAAIEAIRAGRNQYPPGAGEKVLRDAIAVHQQDWYGLTWDPATEVLVTTGATEALAATVLALVEPGDEVLTLEPFYDQYAALIGLAGGVHRTVPVTTRADEATGDLVLDVDEQALRAAFTARTRLVLVNTPHNPTGLMLPAALLQAIAEEAERHDALIVTDEVYEHLTFAAPHVPLAALPGAQDRTVSISSAGKTFSATGWKIGWITARRELITAITGVKQWLTYTSGAPFQPAVAAGLAMDRAAFDTLTDDLRARRDLLTTGLRQIGFRVNEAQAGYFTVADASPLGEPDARALADRLPEEAGIVAIPLSAFYRDGQAGDASAHLRLAFCKSRETIEQALERLETWAAPRR